The following proteins are encoded in a genomic region of Coregonus clupeaformis isolate EN_2021a chromosome 14, ASM2061545v1, whole genome shotgun sequence:
- the LOC123492355 gene encoding E3 SUMO-protein ligase ZBED1-like: MWSSRTAEPYQSLTVHFIDEDFNLRARCLQTTYFPDDHTGENIAAGLREGLVSWDLHEENHVCITTDNASNMVLAARLNEWTRLQCFGHRLHLAIENALKDDRVSRATALCRKLVGHFSHSWKKKAALTEAQRELKLPEHNLITECPTRWGSKEMMIARVLEQAKAISQVLSGDRYARSLIPTWQDIDVLESIHKALHPLLEFTDALSGEEYVSISYLKPVLHLFATSVLAEDAEDTDLTKSIKTKVLAYLNNKYGDPNIQELLDVACFLDPRFKIQYISTDNIPAIKTRLKTEIVDLAQRTYHWEKRSRTETVQMPQSAQSLGEKTKRSLGSFFQDQFSLSFFACKS, from the exons atgtggtcaagccgcacagctgagccgtaccagagtCTTACAGTCCATTTTATTGATGAAGATTTCAACCTCCGAGCTCGCTGCCTACAAACTACCTACTTCCCAGACGATCACACAGGGGAAAATATTGCAGCCGGCCTGAGAGAAGGGCTTGTCAGCTGGGATCTCCACGAGGAGAATCACGTCTGCATCACGACGGACAACGCGTCGAATATGGTGCTTGCTGCGCGGCTTAATGAATGGACGAGGCTCCAATGTTTTGGCCACAGATTACATCTTGCCATTG AAAATGCACTCAAAGATGACAGAGTGTCAAGGGCAACAGCACTGTGCAGGAAGCTGGTGGGGCACTTTTCCCACAGTTGGAAGAAGAAAGCAGCCCTGACGGAGGCACAGAGAGAGCTCAAACTCCCTGAGCACAACCTCATAACGGAGTGCCCAACAAGATGGGGTTCTAAAGAAATGATGATTGCCAGAGTGCTTGAACAGGCCAAAGCCATTTCTCAGGTATTGTCTGGAGATCGATATGCACGCTCCCTTATCCCAACCTGGCAGGATATTGACGTGTTGGAGTCGATTCACAAGGCACTGCATCCTCTACTGGAGTTTACTGATGCTCTTTCTGGAGAGGAGTATGTAAGCATCTCCTACCTCAAGCCAGTTCTCCACCTTTTTGCCACATCAGTCCTGGCTGAAGATGCTGAGGACACTGACCTGACTAAATCAATAAAAACCAAAGTCCTAGCATACCTCAATAACAAATATGGAGACCCAAACATCCAGGAGCTTTTGGATGTTGCCTGTTTCCTGGACCCTAGGTTCAAAATACAGTACATCAGTACAGACAACATCCCTGCtatcaagactcgtctgaagacaGAGATAGTAGACTTGGCACAACGTACATATCATTGG GAGAAGAGGTCTCGTACTGAAACTGTTCAGATGCCTCAAAGTGCACAGTCCTTGGGGGAAAAGACGAAGAGGTCTCTTGGCAGTTTTTTTCAAGACCAGTTCAGCCTCTCCTTCTTTGCCTGTAAATCTTGA